From the Megalopta genalis isolate 19385.01 chromosome 13, iyMegGena1_principal, whole genome shotgun sequence genome, one window contains:
- the GLS gene encoding glutaminase isoform X4 has product MLKLVKIGANGIGMLHISNKGKAAKKLGTIKYLDAAFGSALELERAQTREYSFIHDSHYMYTRDQDQATNAEDALFDMFKNEETELLPVGKFLAALRTTGLRNDDPRLQEFSDNLRKEHLKTGGHEGVSHETQKLNREQFRRIINPNIVLISRAFRHQFIIPDWSGFTKHIEDFYWKCKSNSEGKVASYIPQLARMNPDYWGVSVCTIDGQRFSIGDTSIPFTLQSCSKPLTYAIALDRLSQEVVHQYVGQEPSGRNFNELVLDYNKKPHNPMINAGAILVCSLLKALIKPEMTLAEKFDFTMNYFKRLAGGENLGFNNAVFLSEREVANRNYALGFYMKEHDCYPDKSNLRDIMDFYFQCCSMEANCDTMAVMGATLANGGICPITEEKVLKPDSVRDVLSLMHSCGMYDYSGQFAFKVGIPAKSGVSGSLLVVIPNVMGICTWSPPLDPLGNSCRGVQFCEELVTEFNFHRYDNLKHATNKKDPRRHKYETKGLCIVNLLFSAASGDVTALRRHRLSGMDMTLSDYDGRTALHLAASEGHIDCVEFLIEQCAVPHDPKDRWGKRPVDEAETFGHMQVVEYLCNYAIAHKTEMENREEEKETENHETTEPRKPAETSARSPLP; this is encoded by the exons CGAGTACAGCTTCATTCATGACAGCCATTACATGTA CACCAGAGACCAGGATCAAGCGACGAACGCCGAGGATGCATTATTCGACATGTTCAAAAACGAGGAGACCGAGCTTCTGCCGGTTGGCAAGTTCTTGGCC GCCCTGAGGACGACCGGTTTGAGGAACGACGACCCGAGGCTTCAAGAATTCTCGGACAACCTGCGAAAGGAACACTTGAAGACGGGAGGTCACGAGGGCGTTTCTCACGAGACGCAGAAACTGAACAGGGAACAATTCCGCAG GATCATAAATCCGAACATAGTATTGATCTCGAGAGCGTTCAGGCACCAGTTCATCATCCCGGACTGGTCGGGCTTCACGAAACACATCGAGGACTTCTATTGGAAGTGCAAGTCGAACTCGGAGGGCAAGGTCGCGTCTTACATACCCCAGCTGGCTCGAATGAATCCGGATTACTGGGGCGTCTCGGTCTGCACGATCGATGGACAAAGGTTCAGCATCGGCGACACCTCCATACCGTTCACCCTGCAGAGCTGCAGCAAACCGTTGACTTACGCGATAGCCTTGGACAGGCTCAGCCAGGAAGTCGTCCATCAATATGTCGGCCAGGAGCCGTCCGGCAGGAATTTCAACGAGCTCGTGTTGGACTATAACA AGAAACCCCATAATCCTATGATCAACGCTGGCGCCATATTGGTCTGCTCCCTGCTGAAGGCGTTGATCAAGCCCGAGATGACGCTCGCGGAGAAGTTCGACTTCACGATGAATTATTTCAAGAGGCTGGCGGGCGGCGAGAATCTCGGCTTCAACAACGCCGTGTTTTTATCGGAGCGAGAGGTCGCCAACAGAAACTACGCGCTCGGCTTTTACATGAAGGAGCACGATTGTTATCCGGACAAGTCGAATTTACGTGATATAATGGACTTTTATTTCCAA TGTTGCTCGATGGAAGCTAATTGCGACACGATGGCGGTCATGGGTGCCACCCTCGCCAACGGCGGCATATGTCCTATTACCGAGGAGAAGGTCCTGAAGCCCGACAGCGTTCGAGACGTCCTCAGTCTGATGCACAGCTGCGGCATGTACGATTACAGCGGACAGTTCGCGTTCAAG GTCGGAATACCAGCTAAATCCGGAGTGTCGGGAAGCCTTCTGGTGGTGATCCCGAACGTGATGGGGATCTGCACGTGGTCGCCACCCCTGGATCCCCTCGGCAACTCGTGCCGAGGCGTGCAGTTCTGCGAGGAGCTCGTGACCGAGTTCAATTTTCACAG GTACGACAATCTGAAACACGCGACGAACAAGAAGGATCCGAGGAGGCACAAGTACGAAACCAAGGGACTGTGCATCGTGAATCTGCTGTTCAGCGCGGCTAGCGGCGACGTCACCGCTTTGAGGAG GCATCGTTTGAGCGGCATGGACATGACGCTTTCGGATTATGATGGCAGAACAGCCCTGCATTTGGCAGCCAGCGAAGGCCACATCGACTGCGTCGAGTTTCTGATCGAGCAGTGCGCGGTCCCGCACGATCCCAAGGACAG GTGGGGAAAGCGGCCGGTGGACGAGGCAGAAACGTTCGGGCACATGCAGGTGGTGGAATACCTGTGCAATTACGCGATAGCGCACAAAACGGAAATGGAGAACagggaggaggagaaggagaccGAGAACCACGAGACCACGGAGCCGAGGAAACCCGCGGAGACCAGTGCTCGAAGTCCGCTACCATAA
- the GLS gene encoding glutaminase isoform X3: MLKLVKIGANGIGMLHISNKGKAAKKLGTIKYLDAAFGSALELERAQTREYSFIHDSHYMYTRDQDQATNAEDALFDMFKNEETELLPVGKFLAALRTTGLRNDDPRLQEFSDNLRKEHLKTGGHEGVSHETQKLNREQFRRIINPNIVLISRAFRHQFIIPDWSGFTKHIEDFYWKCKSNSEGKVASYIPQLARMNPDYWGVSVCTIDGQRFSIGDTSIPFTLQSCSKPLTYAIALDRLSQEVVHQYVGQEPSGRNFNELVLDYNKKPHNPMINAGAILVCSLLKALIKPEMTLAEKFDFTMNYFKRLAGGENLGFNNAVFLSEREVANRNYALGFYMKEHDCYPDKSNLRDIMDFYFQCCSMEANCDTMAVMGATLANGGICPITEEKVLKPDSVRDVLSLMHSCGMYDYSGQFAFKVGIPAKSGVSGSLLVVIPNVMGICTWSPPLDPLGNSCRGVQFCEELVTEFNFHSTYYDHRYDNLKHATNKKDPRRHKYETKGLCIVNLLFSAASGDVTALRRHRLSGMDMTLSDYDGRTALHLAASEGHIDCVEFLIEQCAVPHDPKDRWGKRPVDEAETFGHMQVVEYLCNYAIAHKTEMENREEEKETENHETTEPRKPAETSARSPLP; encoded by the exons CGAGTACAGCTTCATTCATGACAGCCATTACATGTA CACCAGAGACCAGGATCAAGCGACGAACGCCGAGGATGCATTATTCGACATGTTCAAAAACGAGGAGACCGAGCTTCTGCCGGTTGGCAAGTTCTTGGCC GCCCTGAGGACGACCGGTTTGAGGAACGACGACCCGAGGCTTCAAGAATTCTCGGACAACCTGCGAAAGGAACACTTGAAGACGGGAGGTCACGAGGGCGTTTCTCACGAGACGCAGAAACTGAACAGGGAACAATTCCGCAG GATCATAAATCCGAACATAGTATTGATCTCGAGAGCGTTCAGGCACCAGTTCATCATCCCGGACTGGTCGGGCTTCACGAAACACATCGAGGACTTCTATTGGAAGTGCAAGTCGAACTCGGAGGGCAAGGTCGCGTCTTACATACCCCAGCTGGCTCGAATGAATCCGGATTACTGGGGCGTCTCGGTCTGCACGATCGATGGACAAAGGTTCAGCATCGGCGACACCTCCATACCGTTCACCCTGCAGAGCTGCAGCAAACCGTTGACTTACGCGATAGCCTTGGACAGGCTCAGCCAGGAAGTCGTCCATCAATATGTCGGCCAGGAGCCGTCCGGCAGGAATTTCAACGAGCTCGTGTTGGACTATAACA AGAAACCCCATAATCCTATGATCAACGCTGGCGCCATATTGGTCTGCTCCCTGCTGAAGGCGTTGATCAAGCCCGAGATGACGCTCGCGGAGAAGTTCGACTTCACGATGAATTATTTCAAGAGGCTGGCGGGCGGCGAGAATCTCGGCTTCAACAACGCCGTGTTTTTATCGGAGCGAGAGGTCGCCAACAGAAACTACGCGCTCGGCTTTTACATGAAGGAGCACGATTGTTATCCGGACAAGTCGAATTTACGTGATATAATGGACTTTTATTTCCAA TGTTGCTCGATGGAAGCTAATTGCGACACGATGGCGGTCATGGGTGCCACCCTCGCCAACGGCGGCATATGTCCTATTACCGAGGAGAAGGTCCTGAAGCCCGACAGCGTTCGAGACGTCCTCAGTCTGATGCACAGCTGCGGCATGTACGATTACAGCGGACAGTTCGCGTTCAAG GTCGGAATACCAGCTAAATCCGGAGTGTCGGGAAGCCTTCTGGTGGTGATCCCGAACGTGATGGGGATCTGCACGTGGTCGCCACCCCTGGATCCCCTCGGCAACTCGTGCCGAGGCGTGCAGTTCTGCGAGGAGCTCGTGACCGAGTTCAATTTTCACAG CACCTACTATGATCACAGGTACGACAATCTGAAACACGCGACGAACAAGAAGGATCCGAGGAGGCACAAGTACGAAACCAAGGGACTGTGCATCGTGAATCTGCTGTTCAGCGCGGCTAGCGGCGACGTCACCGCTTTGAGGAG GCATCGTTTGAGCGGCATGGACATGACGCTTTCGGATTATGATGGCAGAACAGCCCTGCATTTGGCAGCCAGCGAAGGCCACATCGACTGCGTCGAGTTTCTGATCGAGCAGTGCGCGGTCCCGCACGATCCCAAGGACAG GTGGGGAAAGCGGCCGGTGGACGAGGCAGAAACGTTCGGGCACATGCAGGTGGTGGAATACCTGTGCAATTACGCGATAGCGCACAAAACGGAAATGGAGAACagggaggaggagaaggagaccGAGAACCACGAGACCACGGAGCCGAGGAAACCCGCGGAGACCAGTGCTCGAAGTCCGCTACCATAA
- the GLS gene encoding glutaminase isoform X5: MNNWSSFEYALETERKAMGKNFTGHHAEDIAEFYNSSLCTRDQDQATNAEDALFDMFKNEETELLPVGKFLAALRTTGLRNDDPRLQEFSDNLRKEHLKTGGHEGVSHETQKLNREQFRRIINPNIVLISRAFRHQFIIPDWSGFTKHIEDFYWKCKSNSEGKVASYIPQLARMNPDYWGVSVCTIDGQRFSIGDTSIPFTLQSCSKPLTYAIALDRLSQEVVHQYVGQEPSGRNFNELVLDYNKKPHNPMINAGAILVCSLLKALIKPEMTLAEKFDFTMNYFKRLAGGENLGFNNAVFLSEREVANRNYALGFYMKEHDCYPDKSNLRDIMDFYFQCCSMEANCDTMAVMGATLANGGICPITEEKVLKPDSVRDVLSLMHSCGMYDYSGQFAFKVGIPAKSGVSGSLLVVIPNVMGICTWSPPLDPLGNSCRGVQFCEELVTEFNFHSTYYDHRYDNLKHATNKKDPRRHKYETKGLCIVNLLFSAASGDVTALRRHRLSGMDMTLSDYDGRTALHLAASEGHIDCVEFLIEQCAVPHDPKDRWGKRPVDEAETFGHMQVVEYLCNYAIAHKTEMENREEEKETENHETTEPRKPAETSARSPLP, translated from the exons ATGAACAACTGGAGCTCGTTCGAATACGCCCTCGAGACCGAACGGAAGGCGATGGGCAAGAATTTCACCGGACACCACGCCGAGGATATCGCTGAATTTTACAATTCGTCGCTCTG CACCAGAGACCAGGATCAAGCGACGAACGCCGAGGATGCATTATTCGACATGTTCAAAAACGAGGAGACCGAGCTTCTGCCGGTTGGCAAGTTCTTGGCC GCCCTGAGGACGACCGGTTTGAGGAACGACGACCCGAGGCTTCAAGAATTCTCGGACAACCTGCGAAAGGAACACTTGAAGACGGGAGGTCACGAGGGCGTTTCTCACGAGACGCAGAAACTGAACAGGGAACAATTCCGCAG GATCATAAATCCGAACATAGTATTGATCTCGAGAGCGTTCAGGCACCAGTTCATCATCCCGGACTGGTCGGGCTTCACGAAACACATCGAGGACTTCTATTGGAAGTGCAAGTCGAACTCGGAGGGCAAGGTCGCGTCTTACATACCCCAGCTGGCTCGAATGAATCCGGATTACTGGGGCGTCTCGGTCTGCACGATCGATGGACAAAGGTTCAGCATCGGCGACACCTCCATACCGTTCACCCTGCAGAGCTGCAGCAAACCGTTGACTTACGCGATAGCCTTGGACAGGCTCAGCCAGGAAGTCGTCCATCAATATGTCGGCCAGGAGCCGTCCGGCAGGAATTTCAACGAGCTCGTGTTGGACTATAACA AGAAACCCCATAATCCTATGATCAACGCTGGCGCCATATTGGTCTGCTCCCTGCTGAAGGCGTTGATCAAGCCCGAGATGACGCTCGCGGAGAAGTTCGACTTCACGATGAATTATTTCAAGAGGCTGGCGGGCGGCGAGAATCTCGGCTTCAACAACGCCGTGTTTTTATCGGAGCGAGAGGTCGCCAACAGAAACTACGCGCTCGGCTTTTACATGAAGGAGCACGATTGTTATCCGGACAAGTCGAATTTACGTGATATAATGGACTTTTATTTCCAA TGTTGCTCGATGGAAGCTAATTGCGACACGATGGCGGTCATGGGTGCCACCCTCGCCAACGGCGGCATATGTCCTATTACCGAGGAGAAGGTCCTGAAGCCCGACAGCGTTCGAGACGTCCTCAGTCTGATGCACAGCTGCGGCATGTACGATTACAGCGGACAGTTCGCGTTCAAG GTCGGAATACCAGCTAAATCCGGAGTGTCGGGAAGCCTTCTGGTGGTGATCCCGAACGTGATGGGGATCTGCACGTGGTCGCCACCCCTGGATCCCCTCGGCAACTCGTGCCGAGGCGTGCAGTTCTGCGAGGAGCTCGTGACCGAGTTCAATTTTCACAG CACCTACTATGATCACAGGTACGACAATCTGAAACACGCGACGAACAAGAAGGATCCGAGGAGGCACAAGTACGAAACCAAGGGACTGTGCATCGTGAATCTGCTGTTCAGCGCGGCTAGCGGCGACGTCACCGCTTTGAGGAG GCATCGTTTGAGCGGCATGGACATGACGCTTTCGGATTATGATGGCAGAACAGCCCTGCATTTGGCAGCCAGCGAAGGCCACATCGACTGCGTCGAGTTTCTGATCGAGCAGTGCGCGGTCCCGCACGATCCCAAGGACAG GTGGGGAAAGCGGCCGGTGGACGAGGCAGAAACGTTCGGGCACATGCAGGTGGTGGAATACCTGTGCAATTACGCGATAGCGCACAAAACGGAAATGGAGAACagggaggaggagaaggagaccGAGAACCACGAGACCACGGAGCCGAGGAAACCCGCGGAGACCAGTGCTCGAAGTCCGCTACCATAA
- the GLS gene encoding glutaminase isoform X1: MIAQLVSVHISTVHIKTASRVRSSQTSTNTFVGFRLKRSNRGGLESRHIPLTFLFAAITVVSKRSATRKNTCGEKMKENNLSIVVPYVAIDEEHSADSKELIPVNSPDDYAIRSKVACSIWLEKKGYKSKRMLARFLSTRDQDQATNAEDALFDMFKNEETELLPVGKFLAALRTTGLRNDDPRLQEFSDNLRKEHLKTGGHEGVSHETQKLNREQFRRIINPNIVLISRAFRHQFIIPDWSGFTKHIEDFYWKCKSNSEGKVASYIPQLARMNPDYWGVSVCTIDGQRFSIGDTSIPFTLQSCSKPLTYAIALDRLSQEVVHQYVGQEPSGRNFNELVLDYNKKPHNPMINAGAILVCSLLKALIKPEMTLAEKFDFTMNYFKRLAGGENLGFNNAVFLSEREVANRNYALGFYMKEHDCYPDKSNLRDIMDFYFQCCSMEANCDTMAVMGATLANGGICPITEEKVLKPDSVRDVLSLMHSCGMYDYSGQFAFKVGIPAKSGVSGSLLVVIPNVMGICTWSPPLDPLGNSCRGVQFCEELVTEFNFHSTYYDHRYDNLKHATNKKDPRRHKYETKGLCIVNLLFSAASGDVTALRRHRLSGMDMTLSDYDGRTALHLAASEGHIDCVEFLIEQCAVPHDPKDRWGKRPVDEAETFGHMQVVEYLCNYAIAHKTEMENREEEKETENHETTEPRKPAETSARSPLP; this comes from the exons ATGATAGCACAGCTCGTTTCCGTCCATATAAGCACCGTCCATATAAAGACAGCATCCCGAGTTCGATCTTCGCAGACATCGACGAACACTTTCGTTGGTTTCCGGCTTAAACGGAGCAACCGCGGCGGACTCGAATCGCGACATATTCCCTTAACTTTTTTGTTCGCGGCAATCACGGTTGTTTCGAAACGCTCGGCGACAAGGAAAAATACTTGCGGCGAAAAAATGAAGGAGAACAACCTGAGCATCGTTGTGCCTTACGTCGCGATAGACGAGGAACATTCGGCTGATAGCAAAGAATTGATACCGGTCAACAGCCCCGACGATTACGCGATCAGATCGAAGGTCGCGTGCTCCATCTGGCTAGAGAAGAAAGGTTACAAGTCTAAGAGGATGCTGGCGCGATTCCTTAG CACCAGAGACCAGGATCAAGCGACGAACGCCGAGGATGCATTATTCGACATGTTCAAAAACGAGGAGACCGAGCTTCTGCCGGTTGGCAAGTTCTTGGCC GCCCTGAGGACGACCGGTTTGAGGAACGACGACCCGAGGCTTCAAGAATTCTCGGACAACCTGCGAAAGGAACACTTGAAGACGGGAGGTCACGAGGGCGTTTCTCACGAGACGCAGAAACTGAACAGGGAACAATTCCGCAG GATCATAAATCCGAACATAGTATTGATCTCGAGAGCGTTCAGGCACCAGTTCATCATCCCGGACTGGTCGGGCTTCACGAAACACATCGAGGACTTCTATTGGAAGTGCAAGTCGAACTCGGAGGGCAAGGTCGCGTCTTACATACCCCAGCTGGCTCGAATGAATCCGGATTACTGGGGCGTCTCGGTCTGCACGATCGATGGACAAAGGTTCAGCATCGGCGACACCTCCATACCGTTCACCCTGCAGAGCTGCAGCAAACCGTTGACTTACGCGATAGCCTTGGACAGGCTCAGCCAGGAAGTCGTCCATCAATATGTCGGCCAGGAGCCGTCCGGCAGGAATTTCAACGAGCTCGTGTTGGACTATAACA AGAAACCCCATAATCCTATGATCAACGCTGGCGCCATATTGGTCTGCTCCCTGCTGAAGGCGTTGATCAAGCCCGAGATGACGCTCGCGGAGAAGTTCGACTTCACGATGAATTATTTCAAGAGGCTGGCGGGCGGCGAGAATCTCGGCTTCAACAACGCCGTGTTTTTATCGGAGCGAGAGGTCGCCAACAGAAACTACGCGCTCGGCTTTTACATGAAGGAGCACGATTGTTATCCGGACAAGTCGAATTTACGTGATATAATGGACTTTTATTTCCAA TGTTGCTCGATGGAAGCTAATTGCGACACGATGGCGGTCATGGGTGCCACCCTCGCCAACGGCGGCATATGTCCTATTACCGAGGAGAAGGTCCTGAAGCCCGACAGCGTTCGAGACGTCCTCAGTCTGATGCACAGCTGCGGCATGTACGATTACAGCGGACAGTTCGCGTTCAAG GTCGGAATACCAGCTAAATCCGGAGTGTCGGGAAGCCTTCTGGTGGTGATCCCGAACGTGATGGGGATCTGCACGTGGTCGCCACCCCTGGATCCCCTCGGCAACTCGTGCCGAGGCGTGCAGTTCTGCGAGGAGCTCGTGACCGAGTTCAATTTTCACAG CACCTACTATGATCACAGGTACGACAATCTGAAACACGCGACGAACAAGAAGGATCCGAGGAGGCACAAGTACGAAACCAAGGGACTGTGCATCGTGAATCTGCTGTTCAGCGCGGCTAGCGGCGACGTCACCGCTTTGAGGAG GCATCGTTTGAGCGGCATGGACATGACGCTTTCGGATTATGATGGCAGAACAGCCCTGCATTTGGCAGCCAGCGAAGGCCACATCGACTGCGTCGAGTTTCTGATCGAGCAGTGCGCGGTCCCGCACGATCCCAAGGACAG GTGGGGAAAGCGGCCGGTGGACGAGGCAGAAACGTTCGGGCACATGCAGGTGGTGGAATACCTGTGCAATTACGCGATAGCGCACAAAACGGAAATGGAGAACagggaggaggagaaggagaccGAGAACCACGAGACCACGGAGCCGAGGAAACCCGCGGAGACCAGTGCTCGAAGTCCGCTACCATAA
- the GLS gene encoding glutaminase isoform X2 has product MIAQLVSVHISTVHIKTASRVRSSQTSTNTFVGFRLKRSNRGGLESRHIPLTFLFAAITVVSKRSATRKNTCGEKMKENNLSIVVPYVAIDEEHSADSKELIPVNSPDDYAIRSKVACSIWLEKKGYKSKRMLARFLSTRDQDQATNAEDALFDMFKNEETELLPVGKFLAALRTTGLRNDDPRLQEFSDNLRKEHLKTGGHEGVSHETQKLNREQFRRIINPNIVLISRAFRHQFIIPDWSGFTKHIEDFYWKCKSNSEGKVASYIPQLARMNPDYWGVSVCTIDGQRFSIGDTSIPFTLQSCSKPLTYAIALDRLSQEVVHQYVGQEPSGRNFNELVLDYNKKPHNPMINAGAILVCSLLKALIKPEMTLAEKFDFTMNYFKRLAGGENLGFNNAVFLSEREVANRNYALGFYMKEHDCYPDKSNLRDIMDFYFQCCSMEANCDTMAVMGATLANGGICPITEEKVLKPDSVRDVLSLMHSCGMYDYSGQFAFKVGIPAKSGVSGSLLVVIPNVMGICTWSPPLDPLGNSCRGVQFCEELVTEFNFHRYDNLKHATNKKDPRRHKYETKGLCIVNLLFSAASGDVTALRRHRLSGMDMTLSDYDGRTALHLAASEGHIDCVEFLIEQCAVPHDPKDRWGKRPVDEAETFGHMQVVEYLCNYAIAHKTEMENREEEKETENHETTEPRKPAETSARSPLP; this is encoded by the exons ATGATAGCACAGCTCGTTTCCGTCCATATAAGCACCGTCCATATAAAGACAGCATCCCGAGTTCGATCTTCGCAGACATCGACGAACACTTTCGTTGGTTTCCGGCTTAAACGGAGCAACCGCGGCGGACTCGAATCGCGACATATTCCCTTAACTTTTTTGTTCGCGGCAATCACGGTTGTTTCGAAACGCTCGGCGACAAGGAAAAATACTTGCGGCGAAAAAATGAAGGAGAACAACCTGAGCATCGTTGTGCCTTACGTCGCGATAGACGAGGAACATTCGGCTGATAGCAAAGAATTGATACCGGTCAACAGCCCCGACGATTACGCGATCAGATCGAAGGTCGCGTGCTCCATCTGGCTAGAGAAGAAAGGTTACAAGTCTAAGAGGATGCTGGCGCGATTCCTTAG CACCAGAGACCAGGATCAAGCGACGAACGCCGAGGATGCATTATTCGACATGTTCAAAAACGAGGAGACCGAGCTTCTGCCGGTTGGCAAGTTCTTGGCC GCCCTGAGGACGACCGGTTTGAGGAACGACGACCCGAGGCTTCAAGAATTCTCGGACAACCTGCGAAAGGAACACTTGAAGACGGGAGGTCACGAGGGCGTTTCTCACGAGACGCAGAAACTGAACAGGGAACAATTCCGCAG GATCATAAATCCGAACATAGTATTGATCTCGAGAGCGTTCAGGCACCAGTTCATCATCCCGGACTGGTCGGGCTTCACGAAACACATCGAGGACTTCTATTGGAAGTGCAAGTCGAACTCGGAGGGCAAGGTCGCGTCTTACATACCCCAGCTGGCTCGAATGAATCCGGATTACTGGGGCGTCTCGGTCTGCACGATCGATGGACAAAGGTTCAGCATCGGCGACACCTCCATACCGTTCACCCTGCAGAGCTGCAGCAAACCGTTGACTTACGCGATAGCCTTGGACAGGCTCAGCCAGGAAGTCGTCCATCAATATGTCGGCCAGGAGCCGTCCGGCAGGAATTTCAACGAGCTCGTGTTGGACTATAACA AGAAACCCCATAATCCTATGATCAACGCTGGCGCCATATTGGTCTGCTCCCTGCTGAAGGCGTTGATCAAGCCCGAGATGACGCTCGCGGAGAAGTTCGACTTCACGATGAATTATTTCAAGAGGCTGGCGGGCGGCGAGAATCTCGGCTTCAACAACGCCGTGTTTTTATCGGAGCGAGAGGTCGCCAACAGAAACTACGCGCTCGGCTTTTACATGAAGGAGCACGATTGTTATCCGGACAAGTCGAATTTACGTGATATAATGGACTTTTATTTCCAA TGTTGCTCGATGGAAGCTAATTGCGACACGATGGCGGTCATGGGTGCCACCCTCGCCAACGGCGGCATATGTCCTATTACCGAGGAGAAGGTCCTGAAGCCCGACAGCGTTCGAGACGTCCTCAGTCTGATGCACAGCTGCGGCATGTACGATTACAGCGGACAGTTCGCGTTCAAG GTCGGAATACCAGCTAAATCCGGAGTGTCGGGAAGCCTTCTGGTGGTGATCCCGAACGTGATGGGGATCTGCACGTGGTCGCCACCCCTGGATCCCCTCGGCAACTCGTGCCGAGGCGTGCAGTTCTGCGAGGAGCTCGTGACCGAGTTCAATTTTCACAG GTACGACAATCTGAAACACGCGACGAACAAGAAGGATCCGAGGAGGCACAAGTACGAAACCAAGGGACTGTGCATCGTGAATCTGCTGTTCAGCGCGGCTAGCGGCGACGTCACCGCTTTGAGGAG GCATCGTTTGAGCGGCATGGACATGACGCTTTCGGATTATGATGGCAGAACAGCCCTGCATTTGGCAGCCAGCGAAGGCCACATCGACTGCGTCGAGTTTCTGATCGAGCAGTGCGCGGTCCCGCACGATCCCAAGGACAG GTGGGGAAAGCGGCCGGTGGACGAGGCAGAAACGTTCGGGCACATGCAGGTGGTGGAATACCTGTGCAATTACGCGATAGCGCACAAAACGGAAATGGAGAACagggaggaggagaaggagaccGAGAACCACGAGACCACGGAGCCGAGGAAACCCGCGGAGACCAGTGCTCGAAGTCCGCTACCATAA